A single window of Bordetella genomosp. 11 DNA harbors:
- a CDS encoding ATPase domain-containing protein yields the protein MARHLARTASGIDGLDRILHGGFVEGASYIIQGRPGAGKTILCNQIAFSHAANGGKVLYVTLLAETHERLFQAMSTLDFFNAEYLGQKVTYVSVFQSLREEGLGAVVQLLRQETRRHQATLLIFDGLLNARDRAATDLDVKTFVAEVQGQAGFVGCTVLFLTSTRLDDSSPEHTMVDGVIDLGDEIFGVRTVRQLQVRKSRGSPAIGGLHQYEITRSGVTLYPRIEAVAWPLIPPAPAMLGQRVTSGNHGLDGLMCGGLPRGSITLVAGPTGAGKTTLGLHFLSAGCAEEPALHFGFFEKLALLQRKASTLGIGLSPDHVHLAWTPLAENLLDRLGHELLALVTRHRVTRLFIDGVGGFERAATHRSRLVEFFTALTNRLRATGVTTLVTWESREILDQSAKAPMEQLSGMFDNIVMMRRIETDHGPEGTIAIEKMRDSAFDSHTHILAITDSGLLIGPRWGEDRDTGDEAENPGAY from the coding sequence GTGGCACGGCATCTCGCACGCACGGCGAGTGGCATAGACGGGCTGGACCGCATACTGCACGGCGGATTCGTCGAAGGCGCTTCCTATATCATCCAGGGCCGCCCGGGGGCGGGGAAAACCATCCTGTGCAACCAGATCGCGTTTTCGCATGCCGCCAACGGCGGCAAAGTCCTCTACGTGACGCTACTGGCTGAAACCCACGAACGGCTATTCCAGGCGATGTCCACGCTGGACTTTTTCAATGCGGAGTACCTGGGCCAAAAAGTCACCTATGTCAGCGTCTTCCAGTCCTTGCGCGAGGAAGGCCTGGGCGCGGTAGTGCAGCTGCTGCGGCAGGAAACCAGGCGCCACCAGGCCACCTTGCTGATCTTCGACGGCCTGCTCAACGCCCGCGATCGCGCCGCGACGGATCTGGACGTCAAGACTTTCGTGGCCGAGGTCCAGGGGCAGGCCGGTTTCGTCGGATGTACGGTTCTGTTCCTGACCAGCACGCGGCTGGACGACAGCAGCCCGGAACACACCATGGTCGACGGAGTGATCGACCTCGGCGACGAAATCTTCGGGGTACGCACGGTCCGCCAGCTGCAAGTCCGCAAATCGCGCGGCAGCCCCGCCATCGGCGGCCTGCATCAGTATGAAATCACGCGATCCGGCGTGACCCTCTATCCGCGGATCGAGGCCGTCGCATGGCCGCTGATCCCACCCGCGCCCGCGATGCTGGGGCAACGCGTCACCAGCGGCAACCACGGCCTGGATGGCCTGATGTGCGGCGGCCTCCCGCGTGGGTCCATCACGCTGGTGGCCGGACCGACAGGCGCGGGCAAGACCACCCTGGGACTGCACTTCCTTAGCGCGGGCTGCGCCGAAGAGCCCGCCCTGCATTTCGGTTTCTTCGAGAAGCTGGCGCTGCTGCAACGCAAAGCCTCCACCTTGGGCATCGGCTTGTCGCCGGACCACGTGCATCTGGCGTGGACGCCCCTGGCGGAAAACCTGCTCGATCGCCTGGGCCATGAATTGCTCGCGCTGGTCACGCGCCATCGCGTGACGCGGCTGTTCATCGATGGCGTCGGAGGTTTCGAACGAGCGGCCACGCATCGCTCCAGGCTGGTCGAATTTTTCACGGCGCTTACCAACCGCCTGCGCGCTACCGGTGTGACGACTCTGGTGACGTGGGAATCGCGCGAGATCCTCGACCAAAGTGCAAAAGCGCCCATGGAACAGCTCTCCGGCATGTTCGACAACATCGTCATGATGCGCCGGATCGAGACGGACCATGGCCCTGAGGGCACGATCGCCATCGAGAAGATGCGCGACAGCGCATTCGACAGCCACACGCACATTCTCGCCATCACGGACAGCGGCTTGCTGATAGGCCCCAGGTGGGGAGAGGACCGCGACACGGGCGATGAGGCGGAAAACCCCGGCGCATATTGA
- a CDS encoding response regulator yields MALILVVDDEILLAEMLAVMLRDAGHVALTAPHGRAALELMQAQRPDLVITDFMMPVMTGLELAQALRADGNTRDLPIILCTGGQGLLARQSPHLFDLVVDKPYDYGALLSQAERLVRKTRR; encoded by the coding sequence ATGGCATTGATCCTGGTCGTGGATGACGAGATCCTGCTCGCGGAGATGCTGGCCGTCATGCTGCGGGACGCGGGCCACGTCGCCCTTACGGCGCCGCATGGGCGCGCGGCACTGGAGCTCATGCAAGCGCAGCGACCGGATCTGGTCATCACGGACTTCATGATGCCCGTGATGACGGGGCTCGAACTGGCCCAGGCCCTACGCGCCGACGGAAACACGCGGGACTTGCCGATCATTCTTTGTACCGGCGGCCAGGGCCTGTTGGCTCGCCAAAGCCCTCACTTGTTCGATCTGGTCGTCGACAAGCCATACGATTACGGGGCACTGCTTTCCCAGGCCGAGCGCCTGGTGCGAAAGACCCGTCGATAA
- a CDS encoding autotransporter domain-containing protein, translating to MKIRNFRRQRRHSKYLTVSRAAFGAGLFLAGAGGALAQCVTTGPVTTNSGCVTWSAGDFIITSTGVVDGTANPLPYALNASGSVGTLLNQGIIRGGSSEGVGIGAGTLVPAIINEGTIISPTALRNVGTVTSLTNASTGIIIGSDGYGVEADGRFAISGIGTVANNGTITASSSTQAAIAAVATVGTLTGIGTIVNNGSILATSTGGAGIGGAAGSTIGTVINAASGSITGVTAGILNNGTIGTISNHGLIAGTSTAGDAAYGIDANGGSIGLIDNGGTIRGAFAGVVAEAATTIQAIDNTGTIASAVTDLGVSTPSPYTGLLVRTGGSIGSVTNSGTITGLYNAIQIDASSAIGTIANSGLIAGDITSASTQDLMIAGGSGTAIGTLTGLSGGLAETDKGFIKLTGANLVFTSGNLLLNDDIGVNAGYAVINNGATLQINNPITVHGDYTQTGGGLAINAANATTYGYLDVSGSASVSNSAISLSGSSLAAGQTYSVVRAAGSAAYSGNTAFVSVNNGLLAQLSTVGGNLVATLAPDAQHHYWDGANTAADGTIAGGSGTWTATGTNWTSTDGTSNGKLDTADVRPVFGGTAGTVTVDNSLGAIKVSGMQFSTDGYRVTGSPINLTAAASAIEVDDNVNATIDSVLQGNGGLAKTGNGLLILNGANTYSGGTTVDAGTLEIGDADHAGASILGDVAVGSAGTLRGHGTIGGSVTNNGVVRPGGSIGTLTIAGNYTQSPSGTLFVDVSPTAASQLKVGGTATLGGTLNVLYGPGTYSAASYRIIDASSVSGQFSSVTSNAPAELAQSVQRLADGSTLTLSPAGTDNGGTDNGGGTGGGTVVVKPTNATIFGAMGSAAIREGQRVNETLLSRLGQACADAASAADCARPGRQAWAQIVSDTAHVRGNDDAPSYKDSHYGFLTGLDHQVGDWTLGIAGGYSHTDVSEDDASGKIDTVRVAGYGSRRLGPVDVAATVGAAYDFLQSRRSFAGLGSAKGDTDGQEITAGLQASLPLATGRFTITPRVGLRYQYFHADSFGENGSTSQNLHVGSQDINSLQPYAQLAVGLPFTTGAARPALVEARVGYAYETLDASRTVAAAASDGTRFTLPGVAPSRGMLTAGVGLTLPLGKAVDITASYDRLFDTGNVSAQAFQLQGRYTF from the coding sequence ATGAAAATCCGCAATTTCCGGCGCCAGCGCCGCCACTCCAAGTATCTGACCGTCTCCCGGGCCGCATTCGGCGCGGGATTGTTCCTCGCGGGGGCCGGTGGAGCGCTTGCCCAGTGCGTGACCACGGGGCCGGTAACGACGAACTCCGGCTGCGTGACCTGGAGCGCCGGCGATTTCATCATCACCAGCACCGGCGTCGTCGATGGGACCGCAAATCCCCTCCCGTACGCGCTCAATGCCTCCGGTTCGGTCGGCACGTTGCTCAATCAGGGGATCATCCGCGGAGGTAGCTCGGAAGGCGTCGGGATCGGCGCCGGAACGTTGGTGCCGGCCATTATCAACGAAGGCACGATAATCAGTCCGACCGCGCTTCGGAACGTTGGCACGGTCACCAGCCTCACGAACGCGAGCACCGGCATCATCATCGGCTCGGATGGGTATGGAGTCGAAGCCGACGGTCGCTTCGCCATATCGGGCATCGGCACAGTGGCCAACAACGGGACCATCACGGCGTCGAGCAGCACGCAGGCCGCCATCGCGGCCGTGGCCACCGTCGGAACGCTCACCGGCATCGGCACCATCGTCAACAACGGTTCGATCCTGGCGACCTCCACGGGGGGCGCCGGCATAGGCGGCGCCGCCGGGAGCACCATCGGCACGGTGATCAACGCGGCGAGCGGGAGCATCACCGGTGTCACGGCGGGCATCCTGAACAACGGCACCATCGGCACGATCAGCAATCACGGCCTTATCGCCGGCACCAGCACTGCCGGCGATGCTGCCTACGGTATCGATGCCAATGGCGGCTCTATCGGACTCATCGACAACGGCGGCACGATCCGGGGCGCTTTCGCGGGCGTGGTGGCCGAAGCCGCCACCACCATACAGGCCATCGACAACACGGGGACGATCGCTTCCGCTGTGACCGATCTGGGTGTCAGCACGCCATCGCCCTATACAGGCCTGCTGGTGCGGACGGGCGGCAGCATCGGTTCGGTCACGAACAGCGGCACCATCACTGGCCTGTACAACGCCATACAGATCGACGCCAGCAGTGCGATCGGCACGATCGCCAACAGCGGTCTTATCGCCGGCGACATCACGTCCGCCAGCACGCAGGACCTGATGATCGCGGGCGGCAGCGGCACGGCCATCGGCACACTGACCGGCCTGAGCGGCGGCCTGGCCGAAACCGACAAAGGCTTCATCAAGCTCACGGGAGCCAACCTGGTGTTCACCAGCGGCAATCTGCTGTTGAACGACGACATCGGGGTGAATGCCGGCTATGCCGTGATCAACAACGGCGCGACCCTGCAGATCAACAATCCCATCACCGTGCACGGCGACTACACCCAGACCGGCGGCGGCCTGGCGATCAACGCGGCCAACGCCACGACGTACGGGTATCTGGACGTCAGTGGCAGCGCGTCGGTCAGCAACTCGGCCATCAGCCTGAGCGGAAGCAGCCTGGCCGCGGGACAGACCTACTCCGTCGTGCGCGCGGCGGGCAGCGCCGCCTATAGCGGCAACACGGCATTCGTCTCGGTGAACAACGGCCTGCTCGCGCAGCTGAGCACGGTCGGCGGCAACCTGGTCGCCACGCTGGCGCCCGATGCCCAGCATCATTACTGGGACGGCGCCAACACCGCCGCGGACGGCACCATCGCCGGCGGCTCCGGCACCTGGACGGCGACCGGCACGAACTGGACCAGTACCGATGGCACCAGCAATGGCAAGCTCGATACCGCCGATGTGCGCCCGGTATTCGGCGGCACCGCCGGCACCGTCACGGTGGACAACAGCCTGGGCGCGATCAAGGTCAGCGGCATGCAGTTTTCCACCGACGGCTACCGGGTCACGGGCAGTCCGATCAACCTGACCGCCGCCGCCTCGGCCATCGAAGTGGACGACAACGTCAACGCCACCATCGATTCGGTGCTCCAGGGCAACGGCGGGCTGGCCAAGACGGGCAACGGCCTGCTGATCCTGAACGGCGCGAATACCTACTCCGGCGGCACGACGGTCGATGCCGGTACGCTGGAGATCGGCGATGCCGACCACGCCGGCGCCAGCATCCTGGGCGACGTTGCCGTGGGATCGGCCGGGACCCTGCGCGGACACGGCACGATCGGCGGCAGCGTCACCAACAACGGTGTGGTGCGGCCGGGCGGATCCATCGGCACGCTGACCATCGCGGGCAACTATACGCAGTCGCCCTCGGGCACCTTGTTCGTCGATGTCAGCCCCACCGCGGCCTCGCAGCTGAAGGTCGGCGGAACGGCGACGCTGGGCGGGACCTTGAACGTGCTGTACGGGCCGGGCACCTATAGCGCCGCGTCCTACCGCATCATCGATGCGTCCAGCGTGAGCGGCCAGTTCTCCAGCGTGACCAGCAACGCGCCGGCCGAACTCGCGCAAAGCGTGCAGAGGCTGGCCGATGGCAGCACGCTGACGCTGTCGCCGGCGGGCACCGATAACGGCGGTACGGATAACGGTGGCGGCACGGGCGGCGGCACGGTGGTCGTCAAGCCCACCAACGCCACCATCTTCGGGGCCATGGGCTCGGCCGCCATCCGCGAAGGCCAGCGAGTGAACGAAACGCTGCTCTCGCGCCTGGGACAAGCCTGCGCGGACGCCGCGTCGGCGGCCGACTGCGCACGCCCCGGCCGCCAGGCCTGGGCGCAGATCGTCTCGGATACGGCGCATGTGCGCGGCAACGACGACGCGCCCAGCTACAAGGACAGCCACTACGGTTTCCTGACCGGGCTGGATCACCAGGTGGGCGACTGGACGCTGGGTATCGCCGGCGGCTATAGCCACACCGATGTCTCCGAGGACGATGCCAGCGGCAAGATCGACACGGTGCGCGTGGCCGGCTATGGCAGCCGCCGGCTGGGGCCGGTCGACGTGGCTGCCACGGTGGGCGCGGCCTACGACTTCCTGCAATCGCGGCGCTCCTTCGCGGGACTGGGCAGCGCCAAGGGCGATACGGACGGCCAGGAGATCACCGCCGGGCTGCAGGCCAGCCTGCCGCTGGCGACGGGCCGCTTCACGATCACGCCGCGCGTGGGCCTGCGCTACCAGTACTTCCATGCCGACAGCTTCGGCGAAAACGGTTCGACCAGCCAGAACCTGCACGTCGGCTCGCAGGACATCAACAGCCTGCAGCCGTACGCGCAGCTGGCCGTGGGCCTGCCCTTCACCACGGGGGCGGCGCGGCCCGCGCTGGTCGAGGCGCGGGTGGGCTATGCCTATGAAACCCTGGATGCCAGCCGCACCGTCGCGGCCGCGGCCAGCGACGGCACGCGCTTCACGCTGCCCGGCGTGGCACCGTCGCGCGGCATGCTGACGGCTGGCGTGGGCCTGACGCTGCCGCTCGGCAAGGCGGTCGATATCACGGCGAGTTACGATCGCCTTTTCGATACCGGCAATGTCTCGGCGCAGGCTTTCCAGCTGCAGGGGCGCTACACGTTCTGA
- a CDS encoding DASS family sodium-coupled anion symporter has protein sequence MATTGAAGATKSARGSKLPMGLIAGIGAMVVVLLLPLTPDLPAAGHRMLAILVFAVVVWVTEAVSYEASAIMITTLMAFLLGTAPVVGNPASVYGTSAAIGMALTGFANSALALVAGALFIAAAMTYTGLDRRIALVTLSKIGTSTRRILIGCIAVTIVLSLVVPSATARSAAVVPIMMGVIAAFGVDKRSNIAAGIMIIVAQATSIWNVGIQTAAAQNLLTIGFMEKMLHARVTWSDWLVAGAPWAVVMSAVLVFLVLKMLPPESDNIAGGKEAVEESLRELGPMTGAQKRLMAVSVLLLLCWATEGKLHRFDTTSTTYFGLVLLLLPRIGVMTWKDVQSRIPWGTVIVFGVGISLGTALLTTHAGQWLGAKVVENTGLAQLGPLGIFSILAAFLIVIHLGFASATALTSAMLPILISVLATLPGDFNPLGMTMLLGFVVSYGFILPINAPQNMVCLGTETFTARQFAKVGIAVTVIGYVLMLGFGLTYWRWLGWM, from the coding sequence ATGGCGACAACAGGCGCTGCCGGGGCGACCAAGAGCGCACGGGGAAGCAAGCTTCCCATGGGCCTGATCGCGGGGATCGGGGCCATGGTGGTCGTGTTGCTGTTGCCATTGACGCCCGACCTGCCCGCGGCGGGGCACCGTATGCTGGCCATCCTGGTATTCGCGGTGGTGGTGTGGGTAACGGAAGCCGTCTCGTACGAAGCCAGTGCGATCATGATCACGACGTTGATGGCGTTCCTGCTGGGAACGGCGCCCGTCGTCGGCAATCCCGCATCGGTATACGGCACCTCGGCGGCCATCGGCATGGCATTGACCGGTTTTGCCAATTCGGCGCTGGCGCTCGTGGCGGGCGCGCTTTTCATCGCCGCAGCCATGACCTACACCGGGCTCGACCGCCGGATCGCGTTGGTGACGCTATCGAAGATAGGAACCAGCACGCGGCGCATCCTGATCGGCTGCATCGCGGTGACCATCGTCCTTAGCCTGGTGGTACCCAGCGCTACCGCTCGCAGCGCGGCGGTGGTGCCCATCATGATGGGCGTGATAGCGGCATTCGGCGTCGATAAGCGGTCGAATATCGCCGCCGGCATCATGATTATCGTGGCGCAGGCTACCAGCATCTGGAACGTCGGTATCCAGACCGCGGCGGCGCAGAACCTGTTGACGATAGGTTTCATGGAGAAAATGCTGCACGCCCGCGTGACCTGGTCGGACTGGCTGGTCGCGGGTGCGCCGTGGGCCGTCGTGATGTCCGCCGTGCTGGTCTTCCTTGTGCTGAAAATGCTGCCCCCTGAAAGCGACAATATCGCCGGCGGAAAGGAGGCCGTCGAAGAATCGCTGCGCGAGCTCGGTCCCATGACGGGCGCCCAGAAGCGCCTGATGGCGGTTTCCGTGCTGCTGCTATTGTGCTGGGCCACGGAAGGCAAGCTCCATCGCTTCGACACGACCTCCACCACCTATTTCGGCCTGGTGCTGTTGCTGCTGCCGCGCATCGGCGTGATGACATGGAAGGACGTTCAGTCGCGGATCCCGTGGGGAACGGTCATCGTGTTCGGGGTGGGCATCAGCCTGGGGACCGCGCTGCTGACGACCCATGCCGGTCAATGGTTGGGCGCGAAAGTGGTGGAAAACACGGGCCTTGCCCAGCTGGGGCCGCTGGGCATTTTCTCGATACTGGCCGCCTTCCTGATCGTGATTCACCTGGGCTTCGCCAGCGCAACGGCGCTGACCTCGGCCATGCTGCCGATACTGATCTCGGTGCTGGCGACGCTGCCCGGCGATTTCAACCCCTTGGGCATGACGATGCTGCTGGGCTTCGTGGTCAGCTATGGATTTATCCTGCCGATCAACGCCCCGCAGAATATGGTCTGCCTGGGAACCGAAACATTCACGGCCAGGCAATTCGCCAAGGTGGGAATCGCCGTGACCGTGATCGGTTATGTGCTGATGCTTGGATTCGGACTGACGTACTGGCGCTGGCTGGGCTGGATGTGA
- a CDS encoding haloacid dehalogenase type II, giving the protein MKPVKAVVFDLYGTLYDVHSVARQCSGFYPGRGLEISAMWRQKQLEYTWLRTLMGQYLSFEAATEDALVFTCRQLKLALDDKTRATLCDAYLHLQPHPEVPAALSALQRCGLPLAILSNGSVHSIDSVVGNSGLRHHFAELISVDSVRLFKPHTKVYELAETRLGLHRSDILFVSSNAWDAAGARHFGFPVCWINRAGNSFDELGVQPDMTATSMDALPGLVDRQAGAA; this is encoded by the coding sequence ATGAAACCTGTAAAAGCAGTGGTCTTCGATCTTTATGGCACGCTTTATGACGTGCATTCGGTCGCCCGCCAATGCAGCGGGTTCTACCCCGGCCGCGGACTTGAAATCAGTGCGATGTGGCGGCAGAAGCAGCTGGAATACACCTGGCTGCGCACCCTGATGGGACAGTATCTGTCCTTCGAGGCGGCCACGGAAGATGCGCTGGTCTTCACCTGCCGGCAACTGAAGCTGGCGCTGGACGACAAGACCCGGGCGACGCTGTGCGATGCGTATCTGCACCTGCAGCCCCACCCGGAAGTTCCGGCGGCCCTGTCCGCGCTGCAGCGGTGCGGCTTGCCCCTGGCCATTCTTTCCAATGGCTCGGTGCATTCGATCGACAGCGTGGTGGGTAACTCCGGGCTGCGGCATCATTTCGCGGAACTGATCAGCGTGGACAGTGTGCGGCTTTTCAAGCCGCACACGAAGGTCTACGAGTTGGCGGAGACCCGTTTGGGGCTGCACCGCTCGGACATTCTTTTCGTGTCCTCCAATGCCTGGGACGCCGCCGGCGCACGCCACTTCGGCTTCCCGGTCTGCTGGATCAACCGCGCCGGCAACAGTTTCGATGAACTGGGCGTGCAACCTGACATGACCGCTACCTCTATGGATGCCTTGCCCGGCCTGGTCGACCGGCAAGCCGGCGCAGCCTGA
- a CDS encoding sensor histidine kinase yields MKRLTLTQRLSLVFAVSLLACSAVSAWLQIGTSARHEQEVVQRVSFGLAGHIAGTAQLMDSNGWRPQAARTLFDQLMAVNPSVELYLLDNSGRIVGDAAPAGHLKRGRVDLAPVAHYLAGERLPILGDDPRSLYGRKVFSAARVQVDGANAGYVYVVLQGENHDAVADARAGDRMLRLSLWILGFIALLALAMGLIAFRSITRPLRALTDVVRGFDANGEHAAALGEPGAGRTPVDEIAVLRDAFGQLGRRIVEQWGELSRQDQQRRDLIANLSHDLRTPLTSLHGYLETLRLKDAVLDAPQRRRYLDIALDQSRKVGHLAQELFGLARLESGLVHPDLAVFALPDLVQDVVQKCELAAHARRQRIDVDIAQSLPLIRADLGMIERVLTNLLDNAMRHTPEGTHVRLKLSVAGGRVAVEVADDGPGIPAALRDNLFVHACALRRPGGESGGLGLIVVQRLLQLQGGTIQLIGSVRGTTFRFHIPIA; encoded by the coding sequence ATGAAACGCCTCACCCTTACACAGAGGCTGTCGCTGGTCTTCGCCGTGTCGTTGCTGGCTTGCAGTGCCGTATCCGCCTGGTTGCAGATCGGCACCAGCGCGCGTCACGAGCAGGAAGTCGTGCAACGTGTTTCCTTCGGCCTGGCCGGGCATATTGCCGGGACGGCCCAGCTCATGGACAGCAACGGCTGGCGTCCCCAGGCGGCGCGCACGCTTTTCGATCAGCTCATGGCGGTCAATCCGTCGGTGGAGCTCTATCTGCTGGACAACAGCGGGCGTATCGTCGGCGATGCCGCGCCGGCCGGGCATTTGAAGCGCGGACGTGTCGACCTGGCGCCCGTCGCCCACTATCTTGCGGGCGAACGGCTGCCCATCCTGGGCGACGACCCGCGCAGCCTTTACGGCAGGAAAGTCTTCAGCGCGGCGCGCGTACAGGTCGACGGCGCGAACGCGGGATATGTGTATGTCGTTCTCCAGGGGGAGAATCACGACGCGGTGGCCGATGCGCGGGCGGGCGACCGCATGCTGAGGCTCTCGCTCTGGATCCTGGGCTTCATCGCATTGCTGGCGCTCGCCATGGGGCTGATCGCCTTCCGCTCGATCACGCGCCCCCTGCGGGCGCTGACCGACGTCGTCCGCGGCTTCGACGCCAATGGCGAGCATGCCGCTGCATTGGGCGAGCCGGGGGCCGGGCGGACTCCCGTCGACGAGATCGCCGTATTGCGAGATGCGTTCGGCCAGCTCGGTCGACGCATCGTCGAACAGTGGGGCGAGTTGTCGCGGCAGGACCAGCAGCGGCGCGACCTGATCGCGAACCTCTCGCATGACCTGCGCACCCCGCTGACATCGCTGCACGGTTATCTGGAGACGCTGCGCCTGAAGGACGCAGTCCTGGACGCGCCGCAACGCAGGCGCTATCTGGATATCGCCCTGGACCAGAGCCGCAAGGTGGGCCACCTGGCGCAGGAACTTTTCGGTCTGGCGCGCCTGGAGTCTGGCCTGGTCCATCCCGATCTGGCGGTGTTTGCATTGCCGGACCTGGTGCAGGACGTCGTGCAGAAGTGCGAGCTGGCGGCGCACGCGCGCCGCCAGCGCATCGATGTGGATATCGCCCAGTCCTTGCCCCTGATCCGCGCGGATCTGGGCATGATCGAACGGGTGCTGACCAATTTGCTGGACAATGCCATGCGGCATACGCCGGAAGGCACGCATGTCCGGCTCAAGTTGAGCGTTGCCGGCGGCAGGGTCGCCGTGGAGGTGGCCGACGATGGGCCGGGAATTCCGGCGGCCCTGCGCGACAATCTGTTCGTCCATGCCTGCGCCCTGCGTCGGCCCGGCGGGGAAAGCGGCGGACTGGGCCTGATCGTCGTGCAGCGGCTGCTGCAGCTGCAAGGCGGTACCATCCAACTGATCGGTAGCGTGCGCGGGACGACGTTCCGCTTCCACATTCCCATCGCCTGA
- a CDS encoding cytochrome b/b6 domain-containing protein, with amino-acid sequence MSNPANPADPPRTDRRSVQPGWLRLTHWINVLAVLAMVMSGWRVYNASPLFDFRFPNGLTLGGWLGGALQWHFAAMWLLVGNGLVYLAVNLASGRLARRFFPLTPRGIVHDAVAALRGKLSHADLRQYNHVQKAAYLFVIADLAVLVLSGLSIWKPVQFSVLVALMGGYDTGRVVHFSAMALLLAFVIVHVVMVALVPRTLRTMIIGR; translated from the coding sequence ATGTCAAACCCAGCGAATCCCGCGGATCCGCCACGGACGGACAGACGAAGCGTGCAGCCGGGCTGGCTGCGCCTGACCCATTGGATCAACGTGCTGGCGGTCCTTGCGATGGTAATGAGCGGATGGCGCGTCTATAACGCCTCGCCGCTGTTCGATTTCCGGTTTCCCAATGGCTTGACGCTGGGCGGCTGGCTGGGCGGCGCCTTGCAATGGCACTTCGCCGCCATGTGGCTGCTGGTGGGCAACGGACTGGTCTACCTGGCGGTGAACCTGGCCAGCGGCCGCCTGGCACGGCGCTTTTTCCCGCTTACCCCGCGCGGCATCGTGCATGACGCCGTCGCCGCGCTGCGGGGCAAGCTCTCGCACGCGGACCTCCGCCAATACAACCATGTCCAGAAGGCGGCGTATCTGTTCGTCATCGCCGACCTGGCGGTGCTCGTGCTGTCCGGGCTGTCCATCTGGAAGCCGGTGCAGTTCAGCGTCCTGGTTGCGCTGATGGGCGGGTACGACACCGGTCGCGTGGTGCACTTCAGCGCGATGGCGCTGCTGCTGGCCTTCGTCATCGTGCACGTCGTCATGGTGGCCCTGGTGCCGCGCACGCTGCGCACCATGATCATCGGACGCTAG
- a CDS encoding molybdopterin-dependent oxidoreductase has translation MIFKRGNNKAIDGELALKEARGILARRVDEPARRAFLTRTLSLGGLAMLTGCSLDDNESVGKALTAVSRWNDRVQDAIFRPASMAQTYPESMITRPFPFNAFYDVDQAPTVAEETYRLEVTGMVADKRSWKLEELRQMAQSDQITRHICVEGWSAIGRWGGVKFSDFLHRVGADTTAKYVGFKCADDYYTSIDMPTALHPQTILALTYDGKTLPREYGFPMKLRVPTKLGYKNPKHIQAIFVTNSYPGGYWEDQGYNWFGGS, from the coding sequence ATGATATTCAAACGTGGCAACAACAAGGCGATCGACGGCGAACTCGCACTGAAGGAAGCGCGCGGCATCCTGGCGCGGCGGGTAGACGAGCCGGCACGGCGTGCGTTCCTGACGCGGACACTGTCACTGGGCGGACTGGCCATGCTTACGGGCTGCTCGCTGGACGACAACGAAAGTGTCGGCAAGGCCTTGACGGCTGTATCGCGATGGAACGACCGCGTGCAGGACGCGATATTCCGGCCCGCATCGATGGCGCAGACGTATCCGGAATCCATGATCACCCGGCCGTTCCCCTTCAATGCCTTCTACGACGTGGACCAGGCGCCTACCGTCGCCGAAGAAACCTACCGGCTGGAAGTGACCGGCATGGTGGCCGACAAGCGGTCCTGGAAACTGGAGGAGCTGCGCCAGATGGCGCAGTCGGACCAGATCACGCGGCATATCTGCGTGGAAGGCTGGAGCGCCATCGGCCGCTGGGGCGGCGTGAAGTTTTCCGACTTCCTGCATCGCGTCGGCGCGGACACGACGGCGAAGTACGTCGGATTCAAGTGCGCCGACGATTACTACACCAGTATCGATATGCCTACCGCGCTGCACCCGCAGACCATCCTGGCGCTGACTTACGACGGCAAGACGCTGCCCCGCGAGTACGGCTTTCCGATGAAGCTGCGCGTGCCGACCAAGCTTGGCTACAAGAACCCCAAGCATATCCAGGCGATCTTCGTCACCAACTCGTACCCGGGCGGCTACTGGGAAGACCAGGGCTACAACTGGTTCGGTGGCAGCTGA